The DNA sequence GTTCGGTCGGCCCTCAAAGCCTTGCACTCGAAAATGTACCGCCTCTAGAGTTACACGTATTATCGCGCTGCAATGAACATGATCGTCGGTGCAGGAAGTGCAGCTCTCGCTTCCTTTTCGCTCGGAAATCATGGAACCATATGGATTCAGTGCAACAGAAAAGAGCCAAGTTTTTTTGGCTTAGTTGCCTGGAGTGGACACTAAGCGGTTGGTTCCTCTCTCTAAATTGACTGCATCGATTATTGGAAATCTATGATGAACCAGTGgagtggcgtgatttgcgatgtatcgatcgatctgccacataaacgtatggaaaatgatcgataaaaacTGTGCTCGCAAggaacacattaataatcggTCCTTTACCTactgtagcttcaaatgggataatattgatagtcgattatcacgcctcgccactggatagGACCAACCGTGcacttggttcctctctttgagttgatttcagcaaCAAGAAATCTGGGAGGGAATTTGTGCTTCTGATTCGACCACACCAACATCAAATCTGAGAGGTAAGGAGCTAATTGTGtacttggtttcttcctctgaATTGGTTTCGCTCAACTAACAGGAGCTCTGTGAGGGAACCAATCGTACGCTTGGTTCCACTCTTTGAAATGATTTCACCAACATGAAATCCGAGAGGGAACCGATTGTAGAGAAGGAACTATTTGTGAAAATGGTTCTTTTCTCCGGATTGATTTGGCTTTTTGCATCCAGGAGATAGAGACCAAGTAATTAAATGTTacagaaaaataagaattttcgcAGCCAACTTTACTTTCTTGATCAAACACAAACAAACGAAACTCTTGCAGCTCATTCAAATTACAATTTTGACTGGAAAACTTTTCCGTATGAGGAATAAAGCAGACATTCACCCACAAACAGACCTCAGAATTTGTCTGTTTCATTATTTTGTCTCCATCTCTCCATCCATCTCacttactttgaattttttcatcttaatGGGGGTTTTTTGGGGGAGGGTAGGGGTGGAGGGGTCCAGTTAGTTTTGATTTAGACAAGCTGTCAATATGGCACCTTAAATTTATCACGAAATTTTCCCGCTTCTCCGTGATACCTTTTTTATATTCAAGGCAAATAGGTCATTGGAGCCTGTGCCTGTTCGCACAATTCCAAGAAACTTAATGAAAGCAATCCGAATTATGAAGAGGCAGGTCAGGGTGTCAACTTGACGACGAAGctgatatttttttccgagGCCTTGAATGTCTGCTACCTTATCAAAGGAACGCGTGATAGCAAATATTATTCGTTCACGTATCTCGTGCTTCGAGTAGAAATTCATCCAATTTTGCTGGGATTAGCACACAAGTGAAAGCCAGTAATGTTGTAGCGTCGGCGTTTTATTTGCTCAGAGACATGAGCCACGATGCTGAGTGTTTTTTATTTGCGGAAATCGCAGGTGTATGAAACCGCCGTAGAGTACTTTTCTGTTCTAGAAAATAAAGGGAACGGTGGTCAGCGTTTATTTGCTTACGAGACCTGAAACACGTTTGACAGTACCGAGTGTTTTTCACTTTGGTTGGTGCAGGTGCAGGTGTTTGAAACTGCTGAGATGCTCTTTTTTTCTCCACAAATTACGTACGCATCAAGTCgagaagagaattttttttactaatattCACATTGTTCTTGTCATAAATTTGCCGGTCGCtgttaaaatttaactttttttaaaattctagatGTTACAAAAGATGTATTCTAGATGAAGTTACGAAAAATTAGGAAGTGTTATAATTATATCTCTTCACGACCTTATCCAGGGAAATGACAAGTGTTGTAATTATGTTGCACGAGATATCTCTCTCGCGGATGCAGTTTCTTGCTCAAGGCTGtcggaaaactactgaaaatttttgaaaattgtcaagaacttttattttttaccctcGCCAGCAACTCTTATCAGTTGCAACGATGTTTCCTGCTAATAATAGACGCCTTGGATGAAAATACGACGATAAAGGTTCGCTCATCGACAGTTTCAAAAGCTATAGCTCTGAAAATCATTACAAACTTTTAACAATCTATTTACGAAGCACCGTTTAAAAACTTGCACGGTTCAAGCATCCAAAAATAATTGGGTCAAATTATTTACTCGCAAGTTTATCCTAATACTTCTCGGAATAATAACAAATTAGTTCCGTAAAAGTTATACgtgaagcagtggcgtggcgtgcctcgtgatatatcgattgatcggccatttaaacctatcgaaaaggatcgataagggTGTTCGCAATAAACACCTGAATAAACGattttttaccgtagcttcaaatggggaaatatcgataaccgatcattcaTGTTTCGCCACTGACGTGAAGTAACAGATGGACTCCTTAGTTTGCATCCGCCGCTGTTGTTCCAGGAACTTAAGAAAACTTTCATCTATTGCGTCATTGGCAGACTCTCCATTCAATTTGCTGCCTCTCTCGAGTGCACTCGGTTGCAGTAGCAGTATTCTTTCGCGTCTAGGAAGAACAGTATTTGTTCTCTCGAACGCTGCCAAATGTTCGTCCATGAAATATATACTTTACTTcatagagaaaaatattttcattgttcTGAGGAATTAAGGGTGAAATTCTCGGacaaattcaaaggaaaatatttacaagttggCCGACCAATTCTTATTTTGTCAGAAGAAGTATGGCAACGTCCAAACTTTCATCAGACTCtcagtggaacgagtcaatgggagaggctggaccaaatttggaaactttgaaagcttgaaAAGCACGGTACAAGGAAGTTAAAAACTTTTACCATTGGttgtttgtgaaatttcatttcagaaacaccccctgaaattcaaattgtgacgaaataaacaacgAAATTGTGAAATTTAAGCAAagattttatgtccgacctcttctaaaAGCTCATTCTACTGTGCGACGTTtctccatagcacggcagtataccgaATATTTTGGATCTCAGCTTAGGAGCTCGTTGATCAAaccaaaggcggatccagcaatttggcaacaccggatttcccccatttaaacccgtgctaaagaatcgattcttgtcggagcatctggcccctccaagaatcgatacatttccataggtttaaatggagaaaagacaatgatgccagtttgctggatccgccaatgttgaTCAGCGAAATCCGGGACCAGTTCATTCATGAAAGGGCGAAGTAGCAGGGATCGAAAGAAGCCTAGATATTCGGGACTTGTTGTTGTTATGTGTCGAGGGAGTCTGTATTCGGCTATAACTCGTAAATAATGATATGAGGTCACTGTGTCACCCGCCTTCCGCTCGCCCTTCGGtcaccccctcctcctcctcccacCCATCATTGCCTTTTTGGCGCCGCATCCTGCTCAGTGCTCATCCAGCAGGGAGCTCGCGAATCGTGAACATCAGCGAAAATATTTCAACGACATACTTAATATTTAGGAACGGTCAAGTTGCGcaaatcgtcgtttccttcacgaaataacgtaactacaATTCAACGccgccaaattttccctcacaaattgcgtttttaccaggaaaatcttgggcatttctaattgaaaatttcactgatttttccttataTTTCATGCAACGATCagtaaaatttcagataaaaatCGCAGGGGTGCATTTTTATGAAACGAATTAATTGTTTCagccaatttggcaaccttggaatggagttatgttcctCCGAGAACGACGAAATGTACCATATATTCGGGTTTCTGACGGTccggaaaacctggaaaatcagggaatttgcggTGACTGGAAAAGAGAAGCAGCGTTCAGCAGAAGTCAGCTTAATTAGAAGGAATCCTAACCCAAATGAAAGTTTAGTCGGACAGGCAGAGAAAGTCGTGAAAAGTCGTAGTGTTCGGAAATATTGAAGTGAGGGAAGCTAGGGAATCGGAAAATGTAGTAGGTACATGAAAACCCcgttatctttatttttttgcgcCTAAGCTATTATTCAACTTTAACATTATGTGTGCTTTTTCTTTCCTAAAATTCTGAAACTTCCGGACAAAATCACATATTAAACCTGAGTATCAGTTTTAGACTTACAGACTGCACACAATCGCACTTTATCTACATCTCCGTTCCTCCAGAAATCACTCAATAACTTTATTTTGTTCAGAACTATGCGCATATATTTGTATCGATCGGAATGTCTCTGTAGTTTAcccctctcaatttttttcctcatcgGGTCCGGCGGGTTGTTACTATTTTTATGAAACTAACATCAACCTAGCCGGGCCCGGTTATCACAGCGGAAACCGCCACCGCTGGATATCCTGTATGAAGGCGATGCTCTACCTCCACTGATAATACTCCCGGCTGCATAAAGTTATTTAATTCGTAATATGTAATGTGTTGAGTATGGTCGTGGATGTCTGAGTTGTAAATTTCGGACCATTGTTTAGCTTCAACTTCatcaattttgagagctttttttatgtgaaaaataaaaaatttagtaAATAAAAGTGCAggtgcaaaattgaaaaaaatgttttttgaaaaaacttaaacACCTATGTTCAACtcaaaattcagtgaacttcAAAATCAACCTTCCTCCTGTTGAACCCTGGAATTAATCATAATCTTGACAACGTCGCTTTATGGCGACTCATACTGCGAGTCCTATTTCAATGTTGATAAGCACCTGCGTATAGCAGCCCCTTCCCCTTGTTAGCTAGTTCGCCAATACATCTCCTCGTCGGACCACGTTCtctgttttctttcaataaaatatgtaattcaTATTCCAATAATGACTACTCCGAAATATACCCAAAACACCTATCCTCATTAGGTTATGGGCCCAGGATTACGCGGAACGCGACGCGGTATTGTCGTCCTGTGGAttaatgtgttttgtggttccTGTGGAATAATGTGACTCGATGCTCGGAAAAGGGCAGAAACTGAAAACTACTTTCATCATGTTGTGCACCGAATAATATAAACTAAAACCCCGTTCTTTgtgtctaaaattaaaaaaattaaaaccatctTGTGAagggatgaaataaaaattaaaaattaaaacccaatgtgtgaaaaataaaattaaaattaaaaattaaaacccaatgtgtgaaaaataaaattaaaattaaaacatttaaaaattttgtgaagaaCTGAAGTGACGGTAGTTAATTCTGAACTTTGTGAAACTAGAAGttcaggaaaattaaaataactttgaattttataaaattcggaactctttgaacttttgaaagataagaaaaattaaaatcattctgAACTTTGTGAAATCTGAAAGACTAaagtaaaacttaaaaatggaTAACATCAAGCGCGATGAACTTAGAGACATTGAAAAACTGAAAGATAcgagtaattttcaattttggaaattCCAAGTTACAATTGTTTTGAAAGCCGGAAATGCGTACGAGATACTGACGGGACAAAGTGTGAAACCTGCAGCGGATGGAGAAGATGGAAAGAAGGACCAAAAACAACTCAAGGAATGGCAGAAAGGAGACGCTCTTGCACAAAAAGTGATCGTCCAAACGGTGGAGAGAAGTGTGATGATTCATCTCATGAACTGTGACAGCGCAAAAGCAATGTGGGATGTACTTTTGAAACTCTACGAACGAGATGACACCGAACAAAGATGCCAACTTCTGGAGGAATTTTTCAACGCTAAATATCAGAAAGGTACTTCCATCATGAGCCATGTGAGTACTCTGGAAAATCTCTACACAAGACTGAATGCTATTAAGGGAAACGTGTCTGAGCAAATGTTAATAACTAAAATTATAACAACCCTACCTAGTCATTACAGCTATTTTTCTGCAGCTTGGGAAGCCACAGCTACTGAGAGTAAAACTTTGGTAACTTTAAAATCACGACTCATGGCTGAGGAAAATCGTCACAAAAGCCAAAAGGCTGAACCTGAAGGCTTAGCTTTCAGAGCACAAGTGCAGAAATGTTACAATTGTAATCGAATAGGGCACCGTTTGAAAGAATGTAGGGATAAAATTGTCTGTAATCTATGTAACAAACCGaatcatgttgccaaattttgtagaaataaaAATGGCAGTGCGCGTGATAAAACTGATAACAAAAATAAAGGGTCTTATCCTCCTTGTGGAATTTGTAAGAAGACTAATCATCTAGAGGCACAATGTTTTTTTAGAGATAAGAATGAAAGTGatgagaaaaataagagaaataagAATGGTAAACCTGTGCTTATGGCAAACAATTTGTACGACGGTGACGTCAAAACATGGGTCATTGACTCCGGTGCTACGTCACATATCTGTCGTTCTAgagaatatttcactgaattcgTTAAGTGTGATCACAAAATTGGTGTTGCCAAAGAGGGCGAATTTTTGATCGCCAGAGGAATAGGAGTGATTCATTTTGATCGATTTATTTTACGTGATGTGTATTATATCCCTGAAGCGTCTAGAAATCTAATTTCCATAAGTGTAATAACCCAGCAGGATGGTCAGGTattctttgataaaaatgaagtaacAATTAAAAAAGATGGTAAGTTTGTATTTAAAGGTACTCAGGATGAATCAGGTCTCTTTATTGCAAATGCAGAGGTTTGTGAACCaagtgagattaaagatgaggATATGAAAGGTAACGCTTTCCTCACTAGCCCTGCATTAGATTGGCACGCAAAAATGGGGCATTTGGGTAAAAATAACATGTTAAAACTGGTAAAAATGGCCGAAGGCATTAATTTAAccgaaaaagacgaaaaaataataGTATCAAGAGACGTTGCATTTATAAAACCAAGTAACAATAAACTTTTGGATGCAGAAAATGTGTGTGATCCATTTGAGGATCTGTTTAAAAGAGAGGAGAGTGAATCAGAAAAATCAGACGAGAATCTCAGTGAGAATGAGGTGGAAATGCATCAAGATGAGACAGAGGAAGAGATTCATCAAAATAATGCAAACGAGACGGAGGGAGAGCctcttcaaaacattcaaaatgagacagaggaagaaaatcttcaaaaagAACAAAACGAAGTCGCAACACGTGCTGGACGTGTTACAAAACAAACTCAATTCTATGGAGATCCAGTACCGAGTAGTTGTATCCTTTTGACATTTTCCGACGCAGTAACTGGACCAGATGGTCGCAAATGGAAAACTGCTATCGAAGACGAAATAAATTCGTTGGCAGAAAACGAAGTCTACAAATTAGTGGACGAAAAAGAAGCAAAAGGGGCAAAAGTACTGTCTAATAGATGGGTATTTAGAATTAAAGATAATGGTCAATACAAAGCTCGTTTATGCGTTCGGGGAAATGAGCAAAAAGAAGACGACTTCGACTATGAAGAAATTTTTAGTCCCGTAACGAACGAAAGTTCAATAAAAATTATGTTTGCTTTAGCTCTCCAATACAATTATAAAATActgaaatttgatgtaaaatgtgCTTTCTTGTATGGAAATTTAGAGGAGaatgttttcatgaaaatacccGAAGGTTATACTAAGTAtaagaataaaattttcaaacttctgaAAGCACTTTATGGCCTCAAACAGTCGCCTTTACAATGGTTTAAAAGATTGACTGACTTTCTTGCGAAATGTGGATTAAAACAGCTGAAATCTGATAGGTGCGTTTTCAGAAATACTAAGGGCACACTTTGGCTCGCCATTCATGTTGACGATGGTCTGGTTGTGTATAAAAATGTTGATGAGAAAAATCATTTAGTAAAAGCCATGCAGAGAGAATTTAAGCTTACATTGGAGGAGAACCCTACGTGTTacttaaacataaaaatcgagGCCAAGGGCGATACATTAAAATTGTCACAGGAAGCGTATGCGAACTCAATCATAAATTCCTTTAACATGAGTGACTGTAAACCTGTTTCAACGCCGATGGAGCCCGGTCAGATGATAGAGAGAACCGGAAACTCCGCCGACGATTTCCCATACAGGCAAGCCGTTGGAAGTTTGCTTTATCTCAGTAACAAGACGCGTCCTGACATTTCTTTTGCTGTCAGCTACGCAAGTCGTCACATggagaagcctgagaaaaatgATATTGATATCATAAAACGAATACTGAGATACTTAAGGGGCACCACTGGGGATGGTGTCATGTTTGAACGGTCAACCGAATCTGAGTTAACTTTATCAGCATTCTGCGACGCCAGCTACGCTGACGATTTAATCACCCGGCGAAGCACCTCGGGATATATGGTACTTTTGAACGACAACCCAGTCAGCTGGGCATCCCGAAGGCAACCAATAGTTGCCACGTCAACCACAGAGAGTGAGTATATTGCGTTGGCGGATACTTTGAAAAAtctattgtttttaaaatcctTCATAGAAGAATTAACGGACAAACAAGTTCGATGCATCTTGAAAGAAGATAACCAAGGGACTATAAGAGTTGTAAAAAAGGGTCAATTCAATAGACGATCCAAGCACATAGATGTGCGTTACCATTACGTGCATGAGAAATTTTCGgagggttttttcaaaattcaatactGTCCATCGAGCGAACAACTTGCCGATATGCTCACCAAACCCCTCCCGAAACTAAAATTCATATCTCTCAGAGATAGGGTTGtgaaataatttctgaaataattctATTTACTATgcttttcattatttcttttttttcagtgtatttttcaaaTACTCTCTGAAATCTTCAACATAATTCTATGTTTTCTTTGCTATGTTTACATAACactattaaaaatttatttacttGTAATAATATTAAGTTTCTTTTTGTAACGATGAGGAGTAGAGTTCTTCCGTAAGAAGGACACATAGGTTTTGATGTATCCCCCATACTATAATAAGCGTTTTTATTAGAGAAATGTCAAGATTAAGGGGGAGTGTTGAACCCTGGAATTAATCATAATCTTGACAACGTCGCTTTATGGCGACTCATACTGCGAGTCCTATTTCAATGTTGATAAGCACCTGCGTATAGCAGCCCCTTCCCCTTGTTAGCTAGTTCGCCAATACATCTCCTCGTCGGACCACGTTCtctgttttctttcaataaaatatgtaattcaTATTCCAATAATGACTACTCCGAAATATACCCAAAACACCTATCCTCATTACCTCccagtcttttttttaaataaaaaaattagtaaataaaaatgataatacaaaatcgaaaaaaaaaatatgttttgaaaAACACAAATCACCAATGCCCAACCAAACATTTTGTAGACTTCAAAATTAACCTTTTCATTATGGCTCGCAGCCTGATAAATTGTTTTCCCGCGCATTTCAACTCCAACCGATTTCGAAAAATGTCTGTCTTTTATGAAAATATAAGGTAGCGTTTAAAATAACTTTTGAGAACCCTTCCGGCTCCAGCACGGTGTTCAGTTCAGCATGATAATTCGAATAAACGTGCATGTGACCCATATCATCCCCGTCTCACACTGAGAGGTGCATGCGGATAGAAGTtattaaaatttcact is a window from the Bemisia tabaci chromosome 5, PGI_BMITA_v3 genome containing:
- the LOC140224636 gene encoding uncharacterized protein; translated protein: MDNIKRDELRDIEKLKDTSNFQFWKFQVTIVLKAGNAYEILTGQSVKPAADGEDGKKDQKQLKEWQKGDALAQKVIVQTVERSVMIHLMNCDSAKAMWDVLLKLYERDDTEQRCQLLEEFFNAKYQKGTSIMSHVSTLENLYTRLNAIKGNVSEQMLITKIITTLPSHYSYFSAAWEATATESKTLVTLKSRLMAEENRHKSQKAEPEGLAFRAQVQKCYNCNRIGHRLKECRDKIVCNLCNKPNHVAKFCRNKNGSARDKTDNKNKGSYPPCGICKKTNHLEAQCFFRDKNESDEKNKRNKNGKPVLMANNLYDGDVKTWVIDSGATSHICRSREYFTEFVKCDHKIGVAKEGEFLIARGIGVIHFDRFILRDVYYIPEASRNLISISVITQQDGQVFFDKNEVTIKKDGKFVFKGTQDESGLFIANAEVCEPSEIKDEDMKGNAFLTSPALDWHAKMGHLGKNNMLKLVKMAEGINLTEKDEKIIVSRDVAFIKPSNNKLLDAENVCDPFEDLFKREESESEKSDENLSENEVEMHQDETEEEIHQNNANETEGEPLQNIQNETEEENLQKEQNEVATRAGRVTKQTQFYGDPVPSSCILLTFSDAVTGPDGRKWKTAIEDEINSLAENEVYKLVDEKEAKGAKVLSNRWVFRIKDNGQYKARLCVRGNEQKEDDFDYEEIFSPVTNESSIKIMFALALQYNYKILKFDVKCAFLYGNLEENVFMKIPEGYTKYKNKIFKLLKALYGLKQSPLQWFKRLTDFLAKCGLKQLKSDRCVFRNTKGTLWLAIHVDDGLVVYKNVDEKNHLVKAMQREFKLTLEENPTCYLNIKIEAKGDTLKLSQEAYANSIINSFNMSDCKPVSTPMEPGQMIERTGNSADDFPYRQAVGSLLYLSNKTRPDISFAVSYASRHMEKPEKNDIDIIKRILRYLRGTTGDGVMFERSTESELTLSAFCDASYADDLITRRSTSGYMVLLNDNPVSWASRRQPIVATSTTERAPMNWKRESRPIEKRMTSSHRQRLHESLRVGMLQFF